In one Halosimplex halophilum genomic region, the following are encoded:
- a CDS encoding aldehyde dehydrogenase family protein, protein MSRPDEPFRHYVDGEWTVGDSEETFESENPATGETVGEFYRGTPADVERAVAAADDAFEEWRSLSYIDRAEVLWEVYHELRDRTDELGEIVTRECGKEISEGRADVVEAAHMVEWAAGNARHPHGDVVPSEIASKDAYMRRKPRGVVGCITPWNFPVAIPFWHMAVALVEGNTVVWKPAEQTPYCGQIVAEMMIDAGVPPGVFNVVQGFGDAGNAIVEDERVSTVLFTGSAEVGHKIDEKLGGVPGRDAALEMGGKNAVVITEAADLDIALHSAVMSSFKTTGQRCVSSERLIVHTDVYDEFKERFVDLAEDVAVGDPLDEDTFMGPVVDESQVEKFGKYNDLAREEGANVLVDRAELEDSEIPDGHQKGHWVGPFVYEIDYDPDLRCIHEEVFGPHVALLEYEGDIERAVEIHNDTDYGLAGAIVSEDYRQINYYRDHAEVGLAYGNLPSIGAEVQLPFGGVKKSGKGAPSAREVIEAVTERTAWTLNNSKDIEMAQGLSADIKTEDD, encoded by the coding sequence ATGTCCCGGCCCGACGAACCCTTCAGGCACTACGTCGACGGCGAGTGGACCGTCGGCGACAGCGAGGAGACCTTCGAGAGCGAGAACCCGGCGACGGGCGAGACGGTGGGCGAGTTCTACCGCGGGACGCCGGCCGACGTCGAGCGGGCGGTCGCGGCCGCCGACGACGCGTTCGAGGAGTGGCGCTCGCTGTCGTACATCGACCGCGCGGAGGTGCTGTGGGAGGTCTACCACGAGCTGCGGGACCGCACGGACGAACTCGGGGAGATCGTCACCCGCGAGTGCGGCAAGGAGATCAGCGAGGGCCGCGCCGACGTGGTCGAGGCCGCCCACATGGTCGAGTGGGCCGCCGGCAACGCTCGCCACCCCCACGGCGACGTGGTCCCCTCCGAGATCGCCAGCAAGGACGCCTACATGCGCCGCAAGCCCCGCGGCGTCGTCGGCTGCATCACCCCCTGGAACTTCCCGGTCGCCATCCCGTTCTGGCACATGGCCGTCGCCCTGGTCGAGGGCAACACCGTCGTCTGGAAGCCCGCCGAGCAGACTCCCTACTGCGGCCAGATCGTCGCGGAGATGATGATCGACGCCGGCGTGCCACCGGGCGTGTTCAACGTCGTCCAGGGCTTCGGCGACGCCGGCAACGCCATCGTCGAGGACGAGCGCGTCTCGACGGTCCTCTTTACGGGGTCGGCCGAGGTCGGCCACAAGATCGACGAGAAGCTCGGCGGCGTCCCCGGCCGCGACGCCGCCCTGGAGATGGGCGGCAAGAACGCCGTTGTGATCACCGAGGCGGCCGACCTCGACATCGCCCTGCACTCGGCGGTGATGTCCTCGTTCAAGACGACCGGCCAGCGGTGCGTCTCCAGCGAACGGCTCATCGTCCACACGGACGTGTACGACGAGTTCAAGGAGCGGTTCGTCGACCTCGCCGAGGACGTGGCCGTCGGCGACCCGCTCGACGAGGACACGTTCATGGGTCCGGTCGTCGACGAGAGTCAGGTCGAGAAGTTCGGCAAGTACAACGACCTGGCCCGCGAGGAGGGCGCGAACGTCCTCGTCGACCGGGCGGAACTAGAGGACTCGGAGATCCCCGACGGTCACCAAAAGGGCCACTGGGTCGGCCCGTTCGTCTACGAGATCGACTACGACCCGGACCTGCGCTGTATCCACGAGGAGGTGTTCGGCCCGCACGTCGCCCTGCTGGAGTACGAGGGCGACATCGAGCGTGCCGTCGAGATCCACAACGACACCGACTACGGCCTCGCCGGGGCCATCGTCTCCGAGGACTACCGCCAGATCAACTACTACCGCGACCACGCCGAGGTCGGGCTCGCCTACGGCAACCTTCCCTCCATCGGCGCGGAAGTGCAACTCCCGTTCGGCGGCGTCAAGAAGTCCGGCAAGGGCGCCCCGAGCGCCCGCGAAGTCATCGAGGCCGTCACCGAGCGGACCGCCTGGACGCTCAACAACTCGAAGGACATCGAGATGGCGCAGGGGCTCTCGGCCGATATCAAGACCGAAGACGACTGA
- a CDS encoding shikimate kinase codes for MEGQAVAPAAGTVLNALATGTGSAFAIDEYTTATVELDAGADGVTGRVAEDPDADTELIERCVAAVTDRFGDGEGGRVRTESDVPMASGLKSSSAAANATVLATLDALGAADEVSREDACRIGVRAARDAGVTVTGAFDDASASMLGGVTVTDNTEDELLAREEREWSVLVWTPPERSFSADADVERCRRVAPMAELVADLALDGEFGRAMTVNGLAFCAALEFPTDPVVEAMPVVHGVSLSGTGPSFTAVGEREDLEALRDRWDEREGRTWLTTTQTEGTRIQ; via the coding sequence ATGGAAGGACAGGCAGTCGCCCCCGCGGCGGGGACGGTGCTGAACGCGCTCGCGACCGGCACCGGGTCGGCGTTCGCCATCGACGAGTACACGACCGCGACGGTCGAACTCGACGCCGGCGCCGACGGCGTGACCGGCCGGGTCGCCGAGGACCCCGACGCGGACACCGAGCTGATCGAGCGCTGCGTCGCCGCGGTCACCGACCGCTTCGGCGACGGGGAAGGGGGCCGCGTCCGCACCGAGAGCGACGTGCCGATGGCCTCGGGGCTGAAGAGCTCCAGCGCCGCCGCGAACGCGACCGTGCTGGCGACGCTCGACGCCCTGGGCGCCGCCGACGAGGTCTCCCGCGAGGACGCCTGTCGGATCGGCGTGCGGGCGGCCCGCGACGCCGGCGTCACGGTCACCGGCGCGTTCGACGACGCCAGCGCGAGCATGCTCGGCGGCGTCACGGTCACCGACAACACCGAGGACGAACTGCTCGCCCGCGAGGAGCGCGAGTGGTCAGTCCTGGTGTGGACGCCGCCCGAGCGGTCGTTCTCCGCGGACGCCGATGTCGAGCGCTGCCGGCGGGTCGCGCCGATGGCGGAGCTCGTCGCGGACCTGGCCCTGGACGGGGAGTTCGGCCGCGCGATGACGGTCAACGGGCTGGCCTTCTGCGCCGCGCTGGAGTTCCCGACCGACCCCGTCGTCGAGGCGATGCCGGTCGTCCACGGCGTCTCGCTGTCGGGGACCGGGCCGAGCTTCACCGCCGTCGGGGAACGCGAGGACCTCGAAGCGCTGCGCGACCGCTGGGACGAGCGCGAGGGTCGCACCTGGCTGACCACGACACAGACGGAGGGCACACGCATCCAATGA
- a CDS encoding Lrp/AsnC family transcriptional regulator, whose protein sequence is MAEYELDEVDREILAALQEDARNLSSGEIAERTDASSSTVRKRIQRLESEDVVKGYSADVDYQKSGYPLRMLLFCTAPIPERGELIDEILDIPGVVSVQELVTGEQNLLVTAVGESDDDITPVAQELLDMGLTVADEVLVRSHETTPFDDFSAE, encoded by the coding sequence ATGGCGGAGTACGAACTCGACGAGGTCGACCGGGAGATCCTCGCCGCGCTGCAGGAGGACGCGCGCAACCTCTCCTCGGGGGAGATCGCCGAGCGGACCGACGCCTCGTCGAGCACGGTTCGCAAGCGCATCCAGCGGCTCGAATCGGAGGACGTCGTCAAGGGGTACAGCGCCGACGTCGACTACCAGAAGTCCGGCTACCCGCTCCGGATGTTGCTGTTCTGTACCGCCCCGATCCCCGAGCGCGGAGAGCTCATCGACGAGATCCTCGACATCCCGGGGGTCGTCTCGGTGCAGGAACTCGTGACGGGCGAGCAGAACCTCCTCGTGACGGCCGTCGGCGAGTCCGACGACGATATCACGCCGGTCGCGCAGGAACTGCTCGACATGGGGCTGACCGTCGCCGACGAGGTGCTCGTCCGCAGCCACGAGACGACCCCGTTCGACGACTTCTCGGCCGAGTGA
- a CDS encoding TIGR00266 family protein, giving the protein MEYELENRPSYAVASVRLSPGEELTTEAGAMVSHTETVRMETGIGDSDEGFLESVKDSVLGDESLFRNRFTAEGGDGIVQIAATTPGDMTARELDGDEVYVQSGAYEAAGSGVELDTDVGDLDTLFGGEGLFLLKAAGTGPLFLSAFGGIQEHEVDAGEVFTVDSGHVVAWDASMDYNTERIGGMKETLFSDEGLVMRFTGPGTVLLQTRNYGDFVSDLASRLPSGNSGGGADVEVGGDV; this is encoded by the coding sequence ATGGAGTACGAACTCGAAAACCGGCCGTCGTACGCGGTCGCGTCGGTCAGGCTCTCACCGGGCGAGGAACTCACCACCGAGGCCGGCGCGATGGTCTCGCACACGGAGACGGTCCGGATGGAGACGGGGATCGGCGACTCCGACGAGGGGTTCCTGGAGTCGGTCAAAGACTCCGTGCTCGGCGACGAGTCGCTGTTCCGGAACCGGTTCACCGCCGAAGGCGGCGACGGGATCGTGCAGATCGCGGCGACCACGCCGGGAGACATGACCGCCCGAGAGCTCGACGGCGACGAGGTCTACGTCCAGTCGGGCGCCTACGAGGCCGCCGGGTCGGGCGTCGAACTCGACACCGACGTGGGCGACCTGGACACGCTGTTCGGCGGCGAGGGACTGTTCCTGCTGAAGGCTGCCGGGACCGGCCCGCTCTTCCTGTCGGCCTTCGGGGGCATCCAGGAGCACGAGGTCGACGCCGGCGAGGTGTTCACGGTCGATTCGGGCCATGTCGTCGCCTGGGACGCGTCGATGGACTACAACACCGAGCGGATCGGCGGCATGAAGGAGACGCTGTTCAGCGACGAGGGGCTGGTCATGCGGTTCACCGGCCCGGGGACGGTGTTGCTGCAGACCCGCAACTACGGCGACTTCGTCAGCGACCTCGCCTCGCGGCTCCCCTCCGGCAACTCCGGCGGCGGTGCCGACGTCGAAGTCGGCGGCGACGTCTGA
- a CDS encoding nitrilase-related carbon-nitrogen hydrolase translates to MRLALAQLRIESGDVDGNVERARAAVAEAAADGADLVALPEVFNVGYFAFEGYARRAESVAGPTVSALAESAREHGVGVLAGSIVEDLADSRADGVDTPAGEGLANASVFLDRSGERRAVYRKHHLFGYGSAEQELLTPGEAVPTVEFGDHTVGVTTCYDLRFPSLCRDLVDAGATMVLVPSAWPYPRVEHWRLFPRTRAVENLLYVGAVNGVGTFEDAELLGRSAVYDPWGTTLSSAGDEAALVTADVDADRVVEVRSEFPALEDRRR, encoded by the coding sequence GTGAGACTCGCGCTCGCGCAACTCCGGATCGAGAGCGGAGACGTGGACGGCAACGTCGAGCGCGCGCGGGCGGCCGTCGCCGAGGCCGCCGCCGACGGCGCCGACCTGGTCGCGCTCCCCGAGGTCTTCAACGTCGGCTACTTCGCGTTCGAGGGGTACGCCCGCCGGGCCGAGAGCGTCGCCGGCCCGACCGTCTCGGCGCTCGCCGAGAGCGCGCGGGAACACGGCGTGGGCGTCCTCGCCGGCAGCATCGTCGAGGACCTGGCGGACTCGCGAGCCGACGGGGTCGACACTCCGGCAGGGGAGGGGCTGGCCAACGCCTCGGTCTTCCTCGACCGGTCGGGCGAGCGCCGGGCGGTCTACCGCAAACACCACCTGTTCGGCTACGGCTCCGCGGAGCAGGAACTGCTGACACCCGGCGAGGCTGTGCCGACCGTCGAGTTCGGCGACCACACCGTCGGCGTGACGACCTGCTACGACCTGCGGTTCCCGTCGCTGTGCCGCGACCTGGTCGACGCGGGGGCGACGATGGTGCTCGTCCCGAGCGCCTGGCCGTACCCGCGCGTCGAGCACTGGCGGCTGTTCCCGCGGACGCGCGCCGTCGAGAACCTGCTGTACGTCGGCGCGGTCAACGGCGTTGGGACCTTCGAGGACGCGGAGTTGCTGGGCCGCTCCGCGGTATACGACCCCTGGGGCACGACGCTTTCGAGCGCCGGCGACGAGGCCGCCCTCGTGACCGCCGACGTGGACGCCGACCGAGTCGTCGAGGTCCGCTCGGAGTTCCCCGCGCTCGAGGACCGCCGTCGATAG
- a CDS encoding DUF5796 family protein: MSARNDVPPDTLGVELTEDGVAVEYLDGREVFYRGVPTAVEESVRAGPGKDVHVLVTDETETQGIMLYVNDLNTHDDILESTGVGRVMVDDGGEEPLFQGVVARSESHRVEIEADLSVVDGRVFVFVEDEMGEQSFEIVENA, encoded by the coding sequence ATGAGCGCGCGCAACGACGTGCCGCCGGACACGCTGGGGGTCGAACTCACCGAGGACGGGGTCGCCGTCGAGTACCTCGACGGCCGCGAGGTGTTCTACCGCGGCGTCCCGACGGCCGTCGAGGAGTCCGTCCGCGCCGGCCCCGGCAAGGACGTGCACGTGCTGGTCACCGACGAGACCGAGACCCAGGGGATCATGCTGTACGTCAACGACCTGAACACCCACGACGACATCCTGGAGTCGACCGGCGTCGGGCGCGTCATGGTCGACGACGGCGGCGAGGAGCCGCTGTTCCAGGGCGTTGTGGCGCGTTCCGAGTCCCACCGCGTCGAAATCGAGGCGGACCTGTCGGTCGTCGACGGTCGCGTGTTCGTCTTCGTCGAGGACGAGATGGGCGAACAGAGCTTCGAGATCGTCGAGAACGCGTAG
- a CDS encoding AAA family ATPase, with translation MGSGDAIEVSVEGANKRDAGRGIARVPERVRSELGVLSGDPLVIQGERATVAKAWPESGDGAYVRIDADTRANAGVNIGDTVTVEQTSVREADSLTVRLAQSVGLDEAQQESAVRRALLDRPLREGEQVHIDGVGAFAVSGTDPGGAVRVTDETDITVLPPIDGGPTGSAVGGSGAASGGGTGTSAGSSGSSGSAGTGSGGPATEATPDESASRTGVSYEDIGGLDDELDQVREMIELPLSNPDLFTRLGISPPRGVLLHGPPGTGKTLIARAVANEVDAYFDVISGPEVVSKYKGESEERLREAFDHAEDNAPAIIFVDEIDAIAGERDEDSDMENRVVAQLLTLLDGLEDRGQVIVIGATNRVDSIDPALRRGGRFDREIEIGVPDETGRREILDVHTRGMPLADDVDLDRVAGRTHGFVGADLHTLTTEAAMHALRRTRDEPEVTREDMEAALRTVEPSAMREYVAESPTVTFDDVGGLDEAKSTLEQAVEWPLEYGPLFTATNTDPPSGVLLYGPPGTGKTLLARAVAGESGVNFIRVAGPELMDRYVGESEKAVREVFDRARQTAPAIVFFDEIDGIAGGRMEGNEVTERVVSQLLTEMDSAAENPNLVVLAATNRRDMLDDALLRPGRLEQHVEVPNPDEAGRRAILDVHTEGKPLGDDVDLDDLASETEGLSGAQIESLVRAASMRAISEVAAGVDPDEANERADDVVIGRDDFEHALERIEPSG, from the coding sequence ATGGGAAGCGGCGACGCCATCGAGGTCTCCGTCGAAGGTGCGAACAAGCGCGACGCCGGCCGCGGCATCGCGCGGGTCCCCGAGCGAGTCCGGTCCGAACTCGGAGTGTTGAGCGGCGACCCGCTGGTCATCCAGGGCGAGCGGGCGACCGTCGCGAAGGCCTGGCCCGAGAGCGGCGACGGCGCCTACGTCCGCATCGACGCCGACACCCGCGCCAACGCGGGCGTCAACATCGGCGACACCGTCACCGTCGAGCAGACCTCCGTCCGCGAGGCCGACAGCCTGACCGTCCGGCTGGCCCAGTCGGTCGGGCTCGACGAGGCCCAGCAGGAGTCGGCGGTCCGGCGCGCCCTGCTGGACCGCCCGCTCCGCGAGGGCGAACAGGTCCACATCGACGGCGTCGGCGCCTTCGCCGTCTCCGGGACCGACCCCGGCGGCGCGGTGCGGGTCACCGACGAGACCGACATCACCGTCCTCCCGCCGATAGACGGGGGACCGACCGGGAGCGCCGTCGGCGGGTCCGGCGCAGCCAGCGGGGGCGGGACGGGAACGAGCGCCGGATCGAGCGGGTCCAGCGGGTCGGCCGGAACGGGATCCGGAGGACCGGCCACAGAGGCGACGCCCGACGAGTCGGCCTCCCGGACTGGCGTCTCCTACGAGGACATCGGCGGGCTCGACGACGAACTCGACCAGGTGCGGGAGATGATCGAGCTGCCGCTGTCGAACCCCGATCTCTTCACCCGGCTGGGCATCTCGCCGCCGCGGGGCGTCCTCCTGCACGGCCCGCCCGGGACGGGGAAGACGCTCATCGCGCGGGCGGTCGCCAACGAGGTCGACGCCTACTTCGACGTGATCTCCGGGCCGGAGGTCGTCTCGAAGTACAAGGGCGAGAGCGAGGAGCGGCTGCGCGAGGCGTTCGACCACGCCGAGGACAACGCCCCGGCGATCATCTTCGTCGACGAGATCGACGCCATCGCCGGCGAGCGCGACGAGGACTCCGACATGGAGAACCGCGTCGTCGCGCAGCTGCTCACCCTGCTCGACGGGCTGGAGGACCGCGGGCAGGTCATCGTCATCGGCGCGACGAATCGGGTCGACAGCATCGACCCCGCGCTCCGGCGGGGCGGCCGCTTCGACCGGGAGATCGAGATCGGCGTCCCCGACGAGACCGGGCGCCGCGAGATCCTCGACGTGCACACCCGCGGGATGCCGCTGGCCGACGACGTGGACCTGGACCGCGTGGCCGGACGGACCCACGGGTTCGTCGGCGCGGACCTGCACACCCTCACCACGGAGGCCGCGATGCACGCGCTGCGGCGGACGCGCGACGAGCCGGAGGTGACGCGGGAGGACATGGAAGCGGCGCTCCGGACCGTCGAACCATCGGCGATGCGGGAGTACGTCGCCGAGTCGCCGACGGTCACGTTCGACGACGTAGGCGGGCTCGACGAGGCGAAATCGACGCTCGAACAGGCCGTCGAGTGGCCCCTGGAGTACGGTCCCCTCTTCACCGCGACCAACACCGACCCGCCCTCCGGCGTCCTCCTCTACGGCCCGCCGGGGACGGGGAAGACCCTGCTCGCCCGGGCCGTGGCGGGCGAGAGCGGCGTCAACTTCATCCGCGTCGCCGGGCCGGAACTGATGGACCGGTACGTCGGCGAGAGCGAGAAAGCAGTCAGAGAAGTGTTCGACCGCGCCCGCCAGACAGCGCCGGCCATCGTCTTCTTCGACGAGATCGACGGCATCGCCGGCGGTCGGATGGAGGGCAACGAGGTGACCGAACGCGTCGTCTCCCAGCTGCTGACCGAGATGGACAGCGCCGCCGAGAACCCCAACCTCGTCGTCCTCGCCGCGACGAACCGGCGGGACATGCTCGACGACGCGCTCCTGCGACCCGGCCGCCTCGAACAGCACGTCGAGGTCCCGAACCCCGACGAGGCCGGGCGGCGGGCGATCCTCGACGTACACACGGAGGGCAAGCCGCTCGGCGACGACGTGGACCTGGACGACCTGGCGAGCGAGACGGAGGGGCTCTCCGGCGCCCAGATCGAGTCGCTCGTCCGCGCGGCGTCGATGCGTGCCATCAGCGAGGTCGCCGCCGGCGTCGACCCCGACGAGGCCAACGAGCGGGCCGACGACGTGGTGATCGGCCGCGACGACTTCGAGCACGCGCTGGAGCGGATCGAGCCGTCGGGCTGA
- a CDS encoding chorismate mutase, which yields MSQDESDYAEEMSLDELRDEIQSIDREIVELIAQRTYVADTIAQVKDERGLPTTDEEQEQAVMDRAGENAEQFDVDSNLVKAIFRLLIELNKVEQRESR from the coding sequence ATGAGCCAAGACGAATCCGACTACGCGGAGGAGATGAGCCTCGACGAACTGCGCGACGAGATCCAGTCCATCGACCGGGAGATCGTCGAACTGATCGCCCAGCGGACCTACGTCGCCGACACCATCGCGCAGGTCAAAGACGAACGGGGCCTCCCGACGACCGACGAGGAGCAGGAGCAGGCCGTCATGGACCGGGCCGGCGAGAACGCCGAGCAGTTCGACGTCGACTCCAACCTCGTCAAGGCCATCTTCCGGCTGCTCATCGAGCTGAACAAGGTCGAACAGCGCGAGAGCCGGTAG
- a CDS encoding proton-conducting transporter transmembrane domain-containing protein: MTGQTGRNDDAALSETVSPPTSFLPRAATVAVWTLFVLSAGALALVVTGGERAVADLVVVDGLTAVMWVVVTFFSGIVHSYSRRYMAGDARVEAFFARIFAFTLVVMAMTAANHVALFAGAWLAMGLLMASLVGHVRGWEQAHAAAASARRHFLASSGLLAVGLAVLVWATGATSISGILGEVGTLSQPVALVAVGAIFLAAMLQSALVPFHTWLLSSMTAPTPASALMHAGFVNAGGILLTRFAPLLADTPAVMSVIVVVGAVSALLGQALLLVQTDIKRKLGASTVAQMGFMILQCGLGFFAAAIAHLVLHGFYKAYLFLSSGEAVEQTAPKESKRDRLTLPGVAVGLLTAVGGGALFAVLTGKGTEINSGLVLALVVVLTTMHATRDILRRATLSPVARLLSVPVVVLTAIGAYGVLFNAISTVIAGAPMAKAPTELTAVHVGVAALFVLAYLATELGWHRSSERLYVALLNRSQPHPDTILTATEDYDDA, from the coding sequence ATGACCGGCCAAACGGGACGGAACGACGACGCAGCGCTCTCGGAGACAGTCTCGCCGCCGACCTCGTTCCTCCCGCGAGCGGCCACGGTCGCGGTCTGGACACTCTTCGTCCTCAGCGCGGGCGCCCTCGCCCTCGTCGTGACGGGCGGCGAGCGGGCGGTCGCGGACCTGGTCGTCGTCGACGGGCTGACCGCCGTGATGTGGGTCGTGGTCACCTTCTTCAGCGGCATCGTCCACAGTTACTCCCGCCGGTACATGGCGGGCGACGCCCGCGTCGAGGCCTTCTTCGCCCGGATCTTCGCGTTCACGCTTGTCGTGATGGCGATGACCGCGGCGAACCACGTCGCGCTGTTCGCGGGGGCGTGGCTGGCGATGGGGCTCCTCATGGCGTCGCTGGTCGGCCACGTCCGCGGCTGGGAGCAGGCCCATGCCGCCGCCGCCAGCGCCCGCCGGCACTTCCTCGCCAGCAGCGGGCTGCTCGCGGTCGGCCTGGCCGTCCTCGTCTGGGCGACCGGCGCGACCTCGATCTCGGGCATCCTCGGGGAGGTCGGGACCCTCTCGCAGCCGGTCGCGCTCGTCGCCGTCGGCGCTATCTTCCTCGCGGCGATGCTCCAGTCGGCGCTCGTCCCGTTCCACACCTGGCTGCTGTCGTCGATGACGGCGCCGACGCCCGCCTCGGCGCTGATGCACGCCGGCTTCGTCAACGCGGGCGGCATCCTGCTGACCCGCTTCGCGCCGCTGCTCGCGGACACGCCTGCGGTCATGTCCGTCATCGTCGTCGTCGGCGCCGTCAGCGCCCTGCTCGGGCAGGCGCTGCTGCTCGTGCAGACGGACATCAAGCGCAAGCTCGGCGCCTCGACGGTCGCGCAGATGGGGTTCATGATACTCCAGTGCGGCCTGGGCTTCTTCGCGGCCGCCATCGCGCACCTCGTCCTGCACGGCTTCTACAAGGCGTACCTGTTCCTCTCCTCGGGCGAGGCGGTCGAACAGACGGCGCCGAAAGAGTCGAAGCGCGACCGCCTGACCCTCCCCGGCGTCGCGGTCGGCCTGCTCACGGCGGTCGGCGGCGGCGCCCTGTTCGCCGTCCTCACCGGGAAGGGGACCGAAATCAACAGCGGGCTCGTCCTGGCGCTGGTGGTCGTCCTGACGACCATGCACGCGACCCGGGACATCCTGCGGCGGGCGACGCTCTCGCCGGTCGCGCGGCTGCTCAGCGTCCCGGTCGTCGTCCTGACGGCCATCGGCGCCTACGGCGTGCTGTTCAACGCCATCTCGACCGTGATCGCCGGCGCGCCGATGGCGAAGGCGCCGACCGAGCTGACGGCCGTCCACGTCGGCGTCGCCGCGCTGTTCGTCCTGGCGTACCTGGCGACGGAGCTCGGCTGGCACCG
- a CDS encoding DUF7128 family protein, which translates to MVVTTERDEMTWYKCEACGLMFDEQSDARQHEENCDAEEPSYIQ; encoded by the coding sequence ATGGTCGTGACTACCGAGCGCGACGAGATGACCTGGTACAAGTGCGAGGCTTGTGGGCTGATGTTCGACGAGCAGTCCGACGCGCGCCAGCACGAGGAGAACTGCGACGCCGAAGAGCCGTCGTACATCCAGTGA
- a CDS encoding DUF4349 domain-containing protein — protein MVRKATLLVAALVVLAGCAGMGGNSADGAAPEQQAADGGGGDGASGGDGGDGGGAADGGDGGSDDAADAEFSASDGSGDGQTSAAAQVDRALIKTGEVRLEVENYSVAERAVRSRAAELGGYVSGSNVELHHRENQTWRTGYVEVRVPSGNFTALYEATQGQGTVLSADSNTKDVTDQLVDLNARLENLRAQRDRLRSLYDSANTTADLLEVGEQLSEVQGEIERLEAQKRSLRDRVSFSTVRVELREPRPDPVAPAEPTPFHEQSPVTVFLSSAQGFVTFARTVFVAGVAAVPWVLGLGVPALLVVGAGRRVGVPSRVPFVGTRSRSRRPSGDHGGAGEGLRTEFETTTGDDVDSESADESAGDPGSGPDGASKDGSGDE, from the coding sequence ATGGTTCGCAAAGCGACGCTGCTCGTGGCGGCTCTGGTCGTTCTCGCGGGCTGTGCAGGCATGGGGGGCAACTCGGCGGACGGCGCCGCGCCGGAACAGCAGGCGGCCGATGGGGGTGGAGGCGACGGCGCCAGCGGGGGAGACGGCGGCGACGGCGGCGGCGCCGCCGACGGCGGTGACGGGGGGAGCGACGACGCGGCGGACGCCGAGTTCAGCGCGAGCGACGGGAGCGGCGACGGACAAACCAGCGCCGCGGCGCAGGTGGACCGGGCGCTGATCAAGACCGGCGAGGTGCGGCTGGAGGTCGAGAACTACTCCGTCGCCGAGCGGGCGGTGCGGTCCCGCGCGGCGGAGCTCGGCGGCTACGTCTCCGGGTCGAACGTGGAACTCCACCACCGCGAAAATCAGACCTGGCGGACCGGCTACGTCGAGGTGCGGGTCCCCTCGGGGAACTTCACGGCGCTGTACGAGGCCACGCAGGGCCAGGGGACGGTGCTGTCGGCCGATTCGAACACGAAGGACGTGACCGACCAGCTGGTCGATCTGAACGCGCGACTGGAGAACCTCCGCGCCCAGCGCGACCGGCTGCGCTCGCTGTACGACTCCGCCAACACGACCGCGGACCTGCTCGAAGTCGGCGAACAGCTCTCGGAGGTTCAGGGCGAGATCGAACGCCTCGAAGCCCAGAAGCGGTCGCTCCGGGACAGAGTTTCCTTCTCGACGGTCCGCGTCGAACTCCGCGAGCCCCGGCCAGACCCGGTCGCGCCCGCGGAGCCGACGCCGTTCCACGAGCAGTCGCCGGTGACGGTGTTCCTCTCGTCGGCGCAGGGCTTCGTGACGTTCGCCCGCACCGTCTTCGTCGCCGGCGTCGCCGCGGTCCCGTGGGTCCTCGGGCTCGGCGTGCCCGCCCTCCTCGTCGTCGGCGCGGGTCGGCGAGTGGGTGTCCCGTCCCGGGTGCCGTTCGTCGGGACCCGGTCGCGTTCGCGTCGCCCGTCAGGCGACCACGGCGGCGCGGGCGAGGGGCTCCGGACCGAGTTCGAGACCACCACCGGAGACGACGTGGACTCCGAGAGCGCCGACGAATCGGCCGGGGATCCGGGATCTGGCCCCGACGGCGCGTCGAAGGACGGGTCCGGCGACGAGTGA